One part of the Marinobacter sp. M3C genome encodes these proteins:
- a CDS encoding 5-formyltetrahydrofolate cyclo-ligase has translation MSDSIAHPSFLSSSAHLDTSRNQLRRHLRQQRNALSPLQQRHASQQLAKHLLANPDLYRARHIAIYLPNDGEISPLPYMQAARRRGIRVYLPVLHPLIPGKLVFSPYTSHTRLRPNRFGIAEPAFSAGLKRPAWAMDAILFPLVGFDERGGRLGMGGGFYDRTFAFSRTRPRLAPKLIGLAHDFQRVDSLPIEPWDVPLHSVVTERGCYRVVV, from the coding sequence TTGAGCGACAGCATCGCCCACCCCTCTTTTTTATCGTCTTCTGCACACTTGGATACTTCCCGCAATCAGTTGCGTAGACACTTGCGCCAACAACGCAACGCCCTGTCTCCGTTGCAGCAAAGACACGCATCGCAGCAACTGGCCAAGCACCTGTTAGCCAACCCTGACCTTTATCGCGCCCGCCACATTGCCATTTACTTGCCAAACGACGGTGAAATCAGCCCGCTGCCCTATATGCAGGCTGCGCGCCGCCGCGGCATACGCGTTTACTTACCGGTATTGCATCCGCTAATCCCCGGGAAGCTGGTATTCAGCCCTTACACGTCGCACACCCGCCTGCGCCCCAATCGTTTTGGCATCGCGGAACCTGCGTTTAGCGCCGGCCTGAAACGGCCAGCCTGGGCGATGGACGCAATATTGTTTCCGCTGGTAGGGTTTGACGAGCGCGGAGGAAGGCTGGGCATGGGCGGGGGGTTTTACGACCGGACATTTGCCTTCAGCCGCACTCGGCCAAGACTCGCACCCAAGCTGATTGGCCTGGCTCATGATTTTCAGCGGGTGGATAGCTTACCGATTGAGCCTTGGGATGTGCCTTTGCACTCGGTGGTTACCGAGCGTGGCTGTTATCGGGTAGTGGTCTGA
- a CDS encoding cell division protein ZapA, producing MSTKSTVEVRILDKEYLVTCSEEEQEALLRSARHLDRKMREIRNSGKVFGTERIAVMAALNITNEMLERDTMSEGSSTLLKAMDDKLNVALK from the coding sequence ATGTCCACCAAATCGACTGTTGAGGTGAGAATTCTCGACAAGGAATACCTGGTTACCTGCTCCGAGGAGGAACAGGAAGCCTTGTTGCGATCGGCACGACATCTGGACCGTAAAATGCGGGAGATCCGTAACAGCGGTAAGGTGTTTGGAACCGAGCGAATTGCGGTGATGGCGGCGCTGAATATCACCAACGAAATGCTGGAGCGCGACACCATGTCAGAAGGCAGCAGCACCTTGCTAAAGGCCATGGACGACAAGCTAAACGTCGCCCTAAAGTAA
- a CDS encoding TIGR02449 family protein, which yields MEQPEVKVLADKLDQLLERYGKLELENQALKNRQENWIRERAQLAHKNDLAKTKLEAMIGRLRALEQH from the coding sequence ATGGAACAGCCCGAAGTAAAGGTGTTGGCGGACAAGCTGGATCAGCTTCTTGAGCGCTACGGCAAGCTTGAACTGGAAAACCAGGCACTGAAAAACCGCCAGGAAAACTGGATTCGCGAGCGTGCCCAGCTGGCTCACAAGAATGACCTCGCAAAAACCAAACTTGAAGCCATGATAGGCCGCCTGCGGGCACTGGAGCAGCATTAA
- a CDS encoding ABC transporter permease — protein MAILMTTRMTAHLALTLTKSSLWHRRRILLLVTLTLTLSVSLLLGIQYVRSEIRQSFTNTISNTDLIIGARSGQLNLLLYSVFHIGDATNNLSWQSYQDLKDDERLSWLIPISLGDSYNGHRVVATTGAMFEHFRYGRSQPLALQRGQWFNDLFEVVLGADVARAFNHNVGDQLIMGHGGGSVSFARHNSTPFTVSGVLDATGTPVDQAVYISLDSMEAMHVGWESGVGIPGRTLTLEQAKQRNFTPSNITAAFAGVERKVLTFRIQRDINTYGKEPLTAILPGVALSELWRLLGQFEKALLGITGFVVVVCLISLATVLLTLQAQRSAEIAILRATGASAGLIASLYLLESLAIALLACVLALALGAAGIATVSPWLQANYGVLLTLRPLNQVEWVLLAAVPVAALVIGLVPALSAWRRGRRPGWQVLDDA, from the coding sequence ATGGCTATCCTCATGACCACCCGCATGACAGCCCACCTTGCTCTGACACTCACAAAATCCAGCCTTTGGCACCGCCGGCGGATACTGTTGCTGGTTACCCTCACGCTCACGCTCAGCGTGAGCCTGCTGCTGGGCATCCAGTATGTGCGCAGCGAAATTCGCCAGTCGTTCACCAACACCATCAGCAATACAGATCTGATCATCGGCGCCCGCAGCGGTCAGTTGAACCTTTTGTTATACAGCGTGTTTCACATTGGCGATGCGACGAACAACCTGAGCTGGCAAAGTTATCAAGACCTGAAAGATGACGAACGCTTAAGCTGGCTGATCCCCATTTCCCTGGGTGACAGCTACAACGGCCACCGCGTAGTGGCAACCACCGGCGCCATGTTCGAGCACTTTCGCTATGGCCGCAGCCAGCCGCTGGCACTGCAACGCGGCCAGTGGTTTAACGATCTGTTTGAGGTGGTATTGGGCGCCGATGTAGCCCGGGCTTTCAATCATAACGTTGGCGACCAACTCATTATGGGTCACGGCGGTGGTAGCGTCAGCTTCGCCCGCCACAACAGCACACCGTTTACCGTAAGCGGCGTGCTTGATGCCACAGGCACGCCGGTAGACCAAGCGGTTTATATCAGCCTGGACAGCATGGAAGCCATGCATGTGGGATGGGAGTCTGGCGTTGGCATTCCCGGGCGCACCTTAACCCTGGAGCAGGCCAAACAACGCAATTTTACCCCGTCCAACATTACCGCCGCGTTTGCCGGCGTAGAACGCAAAGTACTGACCTTTCGTATCCAGCGCGACATCAACACCTATGGCAAAGAGCCGCTAACCGCCATACTGCCCGGTGTCGCCCTAAGCGAGCTCTGGCGCCTGTTGGGCCAGTTTGAAAAAGCGCTGCTGGGCATCACCGGCTTTGTGGTTGTGGTATGTCTGATTAGCCTGGCCACGGTGTTGCTAACGTTGCAGGCCCAGCGATCAGCCGAAATCGCCATACTTCGCGCAACCGGCGCCTCTGCGGGTTTGATTGCCAGCCTGTATCTGCTGGAATCATTGGCAATCGCGCTGCTGGCCTGCGTTTTAGCGTTGGCGCTGGGCGCTGCCGGTATAGCCACTGTCAGCCCTTGGTTGCAAGCCAACTACGGCGTCTTGCTCACACTGCGCCCACTGAATCAGGTCGAGTGGGTTCTGCTGGCAGCGGTGCCGGTTGCAGCGCTGGTGATTGGCTTAGTGCCGGCGCTGAGCGCTTGGCGCCGCGGTCGACGGCCTGGTTGGCAAGTACTGGATGACGCCTGA